AAACGAATTGCCAGGATTTATCCAGCCTCTTGCGCCACAAAAAGAATAATTACCATAGGTTGTACTGTTATTTTGAATAAAAAAAACTTTATTCAATCCCAACCTATTAATTTTTTTTAACGACTTCCACCAAAAATCATGGTTGCCTCTACAAAAAACCTTGTTGCCTGGCAATATAGATATCTTATATAAGTCATAATAAGCATCGATTATTTCCATAGCCCAGGAAATATCGCCAGGAATAAGTATTATATCATCTTCCTCTACCTTGCTTTTCCAATCCTCTTTTATCTTATCCCAATGGTTATTCCATTGTTGTCCGAACTTATCCATAGGCTTATCAACCATAGTATCAAGGTGTAAATCACTTATTCCATATATCTTCATTATTATCACCTTTTATCATATTCAAACTGACAATATGTCCTTCACCGTTTGTTTGAAATTATTCTTATTGCATGATGCATCATGCAATATCTCCTTTTCATCCAAATCCCTCAATCCTTCTGGAATAGGCACTCCTGTCTTTTTAGATAAAATATTGATCATTTCATATTCACTAGATACTTTAGCACAACCATCCTCGTATATCGCTTTTAACACATCGTCAGCAAACTTAAAAGGACTTGCAGTAGAAGCTATCACTGTTTTAGTGTTATCTTTAGTTTGGGCAATATATTTTTTCAGAACATTTACAGCTACTGCAGTATGAGTATCCATCAAATAATTAAACTCTTTATAAACATCTTTAATAGTATCCAATGTCTCCTGATCACTTGCGTAATCAGCCCAAAAAATTCGCTGAATTTTAGAGAGCATCCCTTTGTCTACTTTATACCTATTATTTGATGATAAATCCCCCATCCAACTTCTGATAATATAATAATCATGACCAGATAACTCAAAAAGCAGTCTCTCCAAATTACTAGAAATTAATATATCCATAGATGGAGATACAGTCTTATAGAATGGCCTATTGCAATCATACACCCCTGTATTAATAAAGTCAGTTAATATATTATTGGTATTGGATGCACATATCAACCTGTTTATAGGGAGTCCCATCTTTTTTGCATAAAATGCTGCAAGTATGTTACCGAAATTTCCTGTAGGTACTACTATGTTCAGCTTCTCCCCCATCGATATCTCTTTTGCCTTGACCAATGAAAAATAAGCGTATATATAGTACACCACTTGAGGAAGCAATCTACCCCAATTTATAGAATTAGCTGAAGATAATTTATAATTTTTCTTTTTTAATTCGGATGAAAAATCTTGGTCTACAAACATCTTTTTTACAGCAGTCTGTGCATCATCAAAGTTTCCACTTATAGCAACCACATGTGTATTTTCTCCAGCTTGTGTAATCATCTGCAATCTTTGTACTTCACTTACACCTTCTTGAGGATAAAAAACTATAATCTTTGTGCCTTTAACATCTTTAAAGCCCTCAAGTGCAGCTTTACCGGTATCCCCTGAAGTCGCAACCAGTATAACTATTTCCTTATCCTCGCCTGTCTTTTTCAATGCCGTTGTCATAAAGTGAGGTAATATCTGAAGGGCTATATCCTTAAAAGCAGCTGTAGGCCCATGCCACAATTCTAACACATAAGAACTATCCCCCAGTTTAACCAATGGAGTAATATAGGATGTGTCAAACTTATCTTTACTATATGCTTCATTTATACACTTTTCTATATCATATTCATCAAAATCTGATAAAAACATACTAAAAACAACCTGAGCAATACCCTTATAATCTAAACTTTGAAATCGCTTAATGATGTCAGGGTTGTTCAGAAATATAGGTATTTGCTCTGGACAAAATAACCCTCCATCCGGAGAAATACCCATTTTTATTACTTCAGATGCCTGCTTTACTTCCACTTTACCTCTTGAACTTATATAATTCATTCGGATTTCCTCCATTTGCTATTTCATGCCGATAGACTCAATTAACTGTTGTCTCTTAAATAATAGATAATATACACACTGCACACCATATTATATATTTTTTCCCTGTATTACTCAAGTTTTTTTCCCCGGTATTCTATCAGTAATCCCGTTCCAACAAAGAAAATTATTAGAGATGCAAACACATAATAATTTCTATATGAAGCGATAAAAGAAAAGAAAAATAAAACAAAAGATAAATAGATAAATTTCAAACCATTATTCTTATAGATACTGTTTATCTTTGGATAACCGGATTTTAAAAGCATGTGTTTTTTTACATCCTCATAGCCAGGCAACTTATTTTGCTCACACGCCATCTGCATTATATGACTGCCATCAAATACCTTGATTTTTTCATATCCAGCTCTTTTGTTTTTAATAATTTTATCGGTAAAAAGATATCCAGCTTTATATCCCTCTATATTTACTATATTTTCAAAGCTTTTCACAGCCCGTGAAAAGCTTATGTTGTCATGTTCTAAAAGCTGCATAAATCTTATCAATACACTTTTTTTGCCTTCTAATCCAGTATAATCAACTGTATACAAAGATAATTCCTTATGGAAACTGATGTTGTCTACGCTTTTATATTCTTTTGCCATGTCCAATATAAACTCTGAAAAAGAATGTATATCTTTTTGAGATAGCATATGAAAGAAACATGACTTCTCATATTCATTATATTTTGTTTCTATTATATCATGTTCTTTTTTCTCCCTGATTTTCTTCAATAAAATGCAAAAGATAATAAACACAGATATAGCGATAAAATATCCCATATATATATCATCCGTTATGCTTGTAGTTAAAAGAAAAGTTAATAAAGATAAAATAACACCGGCAAAGATCCGATCTATCAATCCGCCTACAAAAGACCTTTTATTGTCCGAAAGCAATACATGTTTGATTTTTCTATCATTACTTTTTCTATCTAAAAACATAAAATCACCCCATTAACTATTATGGGATGAAATATATGGAAATATACTAATTCTTATCTTTGACTTTCCTTTTATACAAAATAAGTGCTATCAAAATCATGATTATTAATGTAACTATAATGATAATATTGTTAAAATTATATAACCTATATTGAACAAAAATCCTTGCTCTACCTAAATTATCGAAGTTCCAACTTAGAGTATTATGCTGGATAGAATCTGCATTGCTTTTGAATGGTTTTATTGGAGTGGTTAAATTTAAACTAAAATTTACATATTCATTTATACCGGTATTCAATAGATCGATTAGTTCTGGGTCATCCACCCCATCTTTGGGCATCAAATCTAAAGATTGATCTATGGTAATAGTATTTAAGATTAAACCCCGGTCTATTTTAAAAGGGAGCTCATCAGTTGAATAAGTGGTATCCTCTGTTGAAATATCAGTTAAAAACAGCTCTCTATAATCTTTTGTTATATCCGATATCTGTTTAGATATATATATTACATCTTTTTCTGTCCGGTATTCAAAATCGTTTGCATTTGCTATCTTTTTTATCATATTTCCTAATAATTGATTATATTTCGGAAATGATTCAACGTCTATTATATACACTATATTAGATGACATATCTTGGTCTATTTTTAAATCCACTACAATGTCTACACATCCTACAAGGAATATCATAATAAAAACAAAAATAAAGACCAAAAGTTTTTTAAACACTTTTTACCTCCATATCAATCCAAATAAGTCAATGTGTCACTTCCATCCTCTATCATCACATTGAAGTGTTCACCACCATCTATCAACTCTACCATCCAATTGTCTGATCTTTTATATATATTCAATATGCGGGCATCTTTATGCTTATATAAAATCAAGTTTTCAACCTCATTAACGGAGAAGGGTGAATCATATTTTAAAATACAATCTACATTTTCAATTTGAATATATCTATCAGTGGATATACACAGCTCATATAAAAATTTGCCCTTTGCATTCTCTAACACTATGTACGCAGTCCACCTATCTCCTGAAGAATCTTGCTTACATTCTAAATTTTTGATTTGAACAGTATCCGGGTATTTTTTTGTTATAAAATCTATTATTTCATTTTCAGAGAATTCCTCCTTTTCTGCTTGTCTACTATCTCCAGCTGGCAATATCAAATAACATATAATTATTGCCAAAACGACAATGATCAAATTTTTTTTCTTCATCGTCTGATCCCTCTCGCCTATATATTGGTTCCTCTATATATATAGAGCATTTTAAGATAAAAAAAGTTCCATAAAATTATGGAACTTTTTTTATCTTACATTATTTTTTCAAATAATGAAGCTATTTGTTCTTCATTTAATTTGACAGGATTCCCGCTCATGCTAGAGCCACTAGCTGATTTCATTACCTGATCGACTTCTATATTATCTGTATCAACACCAAACTCTCTAATACTTGTAGGCATATCCATTTCCTGCATCAGTTGAGTTATGTGCTCTATTCCCGCTTTGGCATTGCTTAATTCATCAGCATATTTTTTGCCTGTAAGCGCAACTCCAATATCTGAGTACTTCTTCACATCACCTGCTAAGTTTACCTGCATCACATGTGGCAACAATATCGCACACGCTAGCCCATGGTTTATTCCGTAACATGCTCCTAAAGCTGCGGCTATACCGTGGACAGCTCCTAATCCAGAGTTAGCTAGGCAAATCCCGCTAGTCAAACTTGCAAATGCCATACGTGTTCTCGCTTCCAAGCATTCACCATCTATATACGCTTTTTTAAGCCACTTACCGGCATCTTTAAGTGCATATATTGCAAGGGCGTCTGTATAAGGCTTGGATTTTGCAGATACATAGGATTCGATCAATTGAGTCAAAGCATCCATCCCAGACCATGCTGTTACTTTTCCAGGTAGGGTAATGGTAAGTTCAGGATCCACTATTGCTACATCCGGTATCATCTTTTCACTTCTTATGCTCCGTTTAAACTTATGTTTTCTAGATACTATTACAGAATTTTTGGTGGCTTCAGTGCCCGTTCCAGATGTGGTTGGAATAGCGATAAATGGAACTGTATCTTTTGTTATCTGTTTACCTTTGCCTACACCCTCAAGATAATCTAATAAACTACCTCCGTTTGTTATCAACGCAGATATGGCTTTACCGGTATCAATAACACTCCCGCCACCAACTGATATCACAGCATCACAACCGCTTTCAATGGCAATCTTCATCCCCTTGTCAACTGTATCTATTCCAGGCTCCCCAGCTACTCCATGGTAATTAGTATATGCCTTTCCCGACCTTTCAATCCGATTTTGAATATCATCGAGAATTCCAGATTTTTGGGCTGACTTTCCTCCACTTACAATCAAATATTTGTTGCCTAGTTGCTCTACTATCATTCCTAATTGTTCGATTTTACCGCACCCAAATATTATTTTACTTGCAGTACAAAATTCAAAATTCATTTTTACTCACCCCATTCTCAATACTATATTTCTACATTCTACACAAAAATCCTTTCCTCCAATATAAATTTATAAAAAAAAGACCTTAAATAAAGGTCCTTTTTTTATTCTATAGTCTTATCCGGGACACTCTCCCAATCCTTCAAAAACCCTTCGATGCCCTTGTCTGTCAAGGGATGCTTGGTCATCTGGTCTATTACCTTGAAAGGAATAGTAGCGATATCTGCTCCAGCTTTTGCCACGTCTATTATATGTAACGGACTTCTGGTACTAGCTACTATTATCTCTGTTTTTATACCATAATTTTTAAATATCTGGGAAATCGTCTTTATCAAATCCATGCCTACTGTTCCAATATCGTCAATTCTTCCCACAAAAGGACTTACATAGGCAGCACCGGCTTTTGCAGCCAACAATGCTTGAGCAGCTGAAAAAACAAGGGTAACATTGGTCTTTATCCCTTTTTTACTCAATCTATTTACAGCTTTCAGTCCTTCTTTAGTCATAGGTATCTTAACAACTATGTTTGGGGCCCATTTTGCAAGCTTTTCACCTTCAGACACCATTCCATCAGCATCAAGGCTTATCACTTCAGCATTAACTGGTCCATCCACCATGTTTGCTATCTCGGTAATCAGTTCTTTAAATCCTCTTCCTTCCCTCGACACGATGGTTGGATTTGTAGTAACACCATCTAATACACCTAGCTCTTGAGCGGCTTTTATCTGCTCAATGTTTGCAGTATCAATAAATATTTTCATATTATTCTCCTTTCTCAATTACATTGTGCTTATCTATTATATATTTAATTTATAAAAGATGCAATTTTAGTAAACAGCAACATCCATGTTTTCAACTTCTTTTTTGATATCTTTAGGAAGTGATCGATCAGTTATCAATATGTCAATATCTTCAAGATTTGCAAATGTAAAAGGCATATTTTTATTCAATTTCGTAGTATCCATCAACATAATTACCTTTTTAGCCCTTTTTATTACTTCTATTTTTAGTTGGCATTCATAAATATTAGCATTAGTAAAACCACTGTCTATTGAAAACCCTGATGTACCCATAAAAGCGATATCTATATTTACATTGTTTAAAAGACTTAACGCATTAGGACCTGATAAAGATAGGGTGTTGCGATTAAGCATTCCACCTAAAATCATCACAGTCAAATTGCTTTTTTTTATGGCTTCTAATCCGATATTTGCTGCACTGGTAATTATAGAAAGATTTTTATCTGGGAGTTTTTGGGCTAAATACATTAATGTGGTGCCTGCGTCTAAAAATAAAGACCTTCCCTCTTCTATGAATCCTACAGCTTTTTGCGCAATCTCATTTTTCTGCTCAATATTTTCATAAATCCTTTTGCTATAATTATCCTCTTCGTTGATAAATACATTTTTGGATAAAATCGCGCCTCCATAGGTTCTTATCAAGTACCCTTCTTTCTCTAAAGATATCAAGTCTCTACGGAGCGTCATAGTGGATACATCGGGGAATTCCTTTTTAAGCTGCTGTAATTGTACCTCTCCCTCGCTTAACAATATTGACTTTATATGTTCCATTCTTTTCTTCTTCAAAAAATCACTTCCTACAATTTCTTTATTATATGCAGGAAGGTAGATTAAAAGCAACCTACCTCCCGTAAAATTCTATGCATATATAATTTTTGTTATATCATCATAAATGGATTTTCCAACAATGTCTTTAGGTACTTCAAGAAATTAGCAGCTGTAGCACCGTCAATGACCCTATGATCGCTGGAAAGCGTAACTTTCATAAGTGATTTCACAACAGGCTGTCCGTCTACCGGAACAAACTTGTCTGCTATGCCACCAACTGCGAGAATAGCACTTTCAGGCTGATTGATTATTGCAGTAAACTGATCTATTCCAAACATACCTAAGTTGGATACCGTAAATGTACCACCTTTATAATCTTCAGGCATCAACTTGTTATTTTTAGCTTTGTCTACCAGCTCCTTGCTTTGATCAGCTATCTCAGCAAGACTTAGCTTGTCAGCATTTCTGATTACAGGTACTATCAATCCGGTTTCAAGGGCAACTGCTACTCCTACATTAATATCTTTATGCAGCACTACCTGATCATCAGCCATAGAGCTATTCATGTAAGGATATTTTTTGAGTGCAAGAGTACAAGCCTTTATCACTATGTCATTGAATGATACTTTAGTACCTTGATCAGCCAAGGATTGATTGATCTTTGCACGTATTTCCTTTACTTGAGTCATATCTATTTCCATAGTTGCATAGAAATGAGGCGCTGTGTAAATGCTTTCAGCCATTCTCCTGGCTATGATCTTCCTCATATTATCCATCTCTATTACTTCATCTTCTGGTGCTACAGGTACTTCTACCTTGTCAGCAACTTGTTTTTGAGCCGGTGCAGCTGCTGGAGCAGCTTTTTGATAGTCTATTACATCCTGCTCAACTATTCGTCCATTGGGCCCACTTCCAGCTATATTCGAATAATCTATTCCATGCTCTTGTGCGTACTTTCTAGCCCTGGGAGATATAAATATTCTCTCACCATCTTTTCTAGCAACTGTTTTAACTGGTTGTTTCGGTTGTTCTACAGGTACTGTCTCCTTTTCTACTACTTCTTCTTTCGCTTCTTCTTTTACTTCCTGCTCGACCTCTTCTTTTACTTCCTCTTCTTCGGGTATTTCATCGCCTTCTTCACCTAAATAAGCGATGACTGCACCTATTGGAAGCTCCTCGCCTGGTTCTGCTACTATCTTTAAAAGTGTACCTTCTACATTTGATTCAAACTCAATTGCAACTTTGTCAGTCTGGATTTCACATATTGGATCACCTTTTGTTATGAAATCCCCTTCTTTTTTTATCCATTTATTTATAACGCCTGAATCCATCGTCTCGCCCAACATGGGCATCTTTAATTTCTCAACCATTTTAAACCTCCTATTTAACAACCAAATTTCTAGCAGCTTCTACAATATCCTCTACCCCTGGTATAGCTAATTTTTCTAGGAAGTCGTTTCGTGGAATAACAACATCTTTTCCAGCTACTCTAACAATAGGAGCATCAAGGTAATCAAATACGTTTTCATTGATTTGTGCGCATACTTCTCCGCCTACACCGCCTGTTTTTGGTCCTTCTTCAGCAATTATTACTCTGCCTGTCTTCTTGACGGATTTTGCAATGGTATCTATATCCAAAGGATTCAATGTTCTAGTATCAACTACTTCTACTGATATACCCTCTTTCTCCAATTCTTCAGCAGCTTCAAGAGCATAAAGGACCATTCTTGAATGTGCTACTATCGTTACATCTTTTCCTTCTCTCTTAACATCAGCTAATCCGATTGGAACTATATATTCTCCTTCAGGTATCATTCCCTTTGTTCCATAAAGCATCTTATGCTCTATAAACATTATAGGGTTGTCTTCCCTTATAGCCGCTTTTAACAGCCCTTTTGCATCATAAGGTGTGGAAGGCATTACTACTTTTAATCCAGGTACTCCACAGAACATAGCTTCAAGACTCTGTGAGTGCTGTGCTGCAAGGCCTCTACCTGAACCACCTTCAGTTCTCAATACCATGGGTACCTTAGCCTTTCCACCAAACATATATCTTATCTTTGCAGCCTGATTTATCAATTGGTCAGATGCTATTGTTGTAAAATCAATATACATTATCTCTGCAATAGGTCTCATTCCAGTTATAGCAGCACCAACAGCTGCACCAGTGATAGCCTGTTCACTTATTGCAGTGTCTCTTACTCTTTCTTCTCCATAATCCTCTAACAAGCCTCTTGTTACACCATAGGCTCCACCATATATAGCAACGTCTTCACCCAAAATAAATACTGATGGGTCTCTATCCATTTCTTCTCTCAACGCTTCGTTCAAAGCTTGCCAATATGTTACCTCACGCATTTTTTCACCTTCTTTTAAATTTTTTAAGCAAATAAATCTTCATATAAAGCTTCAGGTTTAGGATCAGGGCTTGCCTTAGCAAACTCCTCTGATTTGTTTATGTCGTCTAACGCTTCTTGATCTATTTTCTTAGCTTCTTCTTCTGTTATTACTCCGTTTTCAATCAATCTCTTTTCAAAAGTTTCTATTGCATCTCTGCTCTTCCATTCTGCTTCTTCTTCTTTCGTCCTGTATGCTCTGGGGTCACTCCTTGAATGTCCGAAATATCTATAAGTTTTAAGCTCTACAAATGTAGGGCCGTCTCCCTTTCTCGCTGTTTTTGCAGCTTTCTCTACCGCTTCTTTAACTGCAAGCACATCCATTCCATCAGCTATAATGGCAGGCATATCATATGCTTTAGCCCTTACAGATAAATCTTTTACAGATGTAGCTCTTTCCACTGAAACTGACATTCCATATAAGTTGTTTTCACAAACAAATACTACTGGCAGTTTCCAAGCAGCAGCCATATTCATAGCTTCATGAGCTATTCCTGTATTAGCTGCACCGTCTCCAAAGAAACACAATACTACTTTATCTTGCTTTTGCATCTTTGATGATAGAGCAGCACCACATGCTATTCCAAAACTTCCACCTACTATACCATTTGCTCCTAGGTTTCCAGTAGATAAGTCAGCAAGGTGCAAACTTCCACCCTTACCTTTACAGCATCCTGTCGCCTTTCCACAGATTTCAGCCATAAGCTCGTTAAGATCTCCATCTTTTGCTACAGCATGTCCATGGCCCCTGTGTGTACTTGTAATATAATCATCTGGTCTAATTGCAGCCATAGCTCCTACTGCACATGCCTCTTCACCTGCGTACAGGTGAGATCCGCCTTTAATATAACCTTCTTGTAGTAATTCCATAACCTTTTCTTCAAAATAGCGGATATGGCGCATTTGTTTCAGCCAAAATACCAAGTCTTCTTTCTTTTCCTTGGCTACTAATTTATCCTTTGCCAATATTCTCACTCCTTATATTAGTAATTTGAGAAATATATAATATAATGCTTTAATTATATTATCACCTTAATTTAAATAGTTTAATACTTTTTCAGGCTTAATGCCGTCATTTAAAAGTTGGTAAATACTGATAACCATTTTGCCTAAATCGCTTTGTTCATCGATCCCGCTTATAATCTGAACAGCGGCCTCAATTCCTTGTTTTTTTACAGCACTCCTTACTTCAAGTGCAGTGGGATCCGTTTTTGCATCAAACATAAAACCTGCTGCTATACCTAATGCTAAATTATATGGAACTATTCCATGATTAAAAGCAAATTTTGCAGCTCCTACAAGTCTATCATTATTTGATAACTTTCTTTTAGGATCTCCTCCCACTCTTAAGATAGTATCACCAAGTGCTCTATTTCCAAACCTAAATATTAAGTCATCTATATACTCATTTAAACTATCTAATGAAACACCATGTTCTTTAGACAGTGCTTTGGCTGATTCTAGCAATGCATTCTTGCATATCTTTTTCAGGGACTCATCTTGTATTGTCTCCCATATAAAAGTATATCCTTTTTGCCAGCCTAGATATGACAAAATTGCATGTCCTGCATTATGCACAAATAATTTCCTCTGTATGTAAAATTCGAAAGGGCTATATGGTATAAGGCCTTTTATCTGTGGTATCTCTCCTACAAATCCATCTCTATCTACTGGTAATTCTGCATAAGGTTCCACCCATAATATGAGGGCATCCCCTTCCCTCATATCTTCAGTCATAACAGGTACCATCCTGCCTATGGACGCCTCTACTATCCCAAATGTCTTTTTCCTTTTTTGGTTTTCTTCTTTTGTAAGCTGTGTTTCAATCATACCCTCTAAAAATCTATTAGCATCCAACATATTTTCACAGATAATAAGGTTCAGCGGCTGGTAATTGCCGTTTTCCCATCTTTTTCTCAATCCCATAACTAATGGTTTGACTATTTTAGGTAGGACATTTACCCCAACAGCGGTTGCAACAAGGTCTGCATCAGATATTTCAGCAGCAACAATTTCAAAATCAGTTCCATCTACCGCTCTGACATTTTTTATAATAATCTCCTCAGTATAATCATTAGTAACTACCTTTATAGGGTAACTGTTCCGTTTGTTCAGTTCATTCACTATAGTTTGGGCTACATCGCTGAATACAATTTCATATCCCGATTGATAGAACAATTGTCCCATAAAACCCCTGCCTATGTTACCGGCACCAAACTGAACCACCTTTTTCATATTTATCCCCTTTACATTTTTTACTCGAAATAATTATATCATACCGGTAAATAAATAACAATAGAAACGTTACAATTTAACATAGTTTTTTGAACATATGTTACTTGTTATCATCATAAACATTACATGATTGATGTTATATTTTTTCATTTTATCATCGATTTTATGTTAATTTTGTCACATTCTTATTGACAATATACCTCTCTAATCATACAATTAATAAAGATAGTAAAAGATAGTATTGGTACATTCAAACGATTTTATAAATGGAGGAGATATATATGGATTATAAAGTTGCGGTTCTTGGCGCAGGCCCTGGTGGATACGTAGCAGCTATACGCGCAGCACAATTGGGAGCAAAAGTATGCCTGATAGAAAAAGAAAATGTAGGCGGAACTTGTCTCAATTGGGGATGTATCCCAACAAAATCACTTCTTGCATCTGCTGAAATATACTCTAAATTCGAAGAAGCAAATCAACACGGTATAACCATCGACAATATTAATGTAGATCTTTCTAAAATGGTTCAGAGAAAAGACGGAGTTGTTAAGCAATTAGTCAATGGGGTTAAATTTTTAGTTAAGAAAAATAAAATTGACTTGATAAAAGGACATGCTAAATTCTTAAGCAGCAAGGAAATAAAGGTAGATACTGAAAAAGAAACAAAATATATTTCTGCTGACAACGTTATTATAGCTACCGGTACATCGCCTGCACTTCCTAAATTTTTCGGGTACGACGGTAAAACAGTTTGCTCCAGCAACGAAGGACTTAACTGGAACCAAGTTCCTAAAAAACTAGTAGTAATAGGCGGTGGAGTAATAGGATGTGAATTCGCAAATCTTTATAACACTTTAGGTACCGAGGTTACAATTGTAGAGCTTTTGCCTAGCATACTGGCTAACCTTGATGAAGAACTTGCAAATGCTACTTTGAAGAACTTCAAGAAAAAAGGTATTAAGGTATATACCGATGTATCTGCCAAATCAATAAATAAAAAAGCCGAAGGAGCAGATGTAGTACTCTCCAACGGGGAAACTATAAGCTGTGACAAGGTATTGATATCAATAGGTAGAAAAACTAATATAGACGACATTAATTTAGAATATCTAGGCCTTAAATTAGATGATAAAGGCAGAAAGATATTAGTTGATGAACATATGCGCACAAACGTTGAAGGCGTATATGCTATTGGAGATGTATGCAGCACACTATATGATCTAGCCCATGTAGCATCAAGGGAAGGAATAGTTGCTGTTGAAAATATAATGGGGAAAGATTCTACAATGGATTATCATGCAATACCTAGCTGTGTCTATACCCATCCTGAATTAGCATCTGTAGGCATGACTGAAAAAGAAGCTAAAGAAAAAGGATATAAAGTTAAATTAGGTAGATTTAACTTTGTAGGAAACGGGAAAGCCCTTTCTATGGGTGAACCCAATGGCTTCATAAAATTAGTTGTAGATGCTGAATCCGATATTCTATTGGGTGCTCAGATGTTTGGGGCTCATACCACAGATTTGATCGCAGAAGTAGGCGTAGTAATCCAAAATAAAGGGAAATGCAGCGAAATCGTTTCTACAATACACGCTCACCCCACTATAGCTGAAACAGTATATGAAGCCGCTGAGGATGTTTATGGCTTGGCAATACATGCATAAAAAAATAACTGGATATAATATCCAGTTATTTTTTTATTCGATTTCTATCTTGTATTGGTCTGCTACCTCTTGTTTTTCTTTAGGCAGATTTATCATGAGAATTCCATTCTTGTACTTTGCCTTTACCTTATCTTGTTTGATGTTATCAAATGCAAATGACCTGATGACACTTCCACTTCTTCTTTCTCTTCTGATGTAATTTTTATCTTCTTCTTTCACCTCTTGATCCTTAACTGCCTTTATGGTTAAAACATTGTCCTTAACTCTGATTTCAATATCATCTTTTTTAAAACCAGGCAATTCTGCTTCTACAACATATTCTTTGTCAGTCTCTTTTAAATCTGCCCTAAAAGTTTTGGATGTGACAGGAAAATCAAGCTCTTCCCTAAAAAATGTATCAAACCAATCATCAAACATACTCCTCAATTCATTTTTCCTTCTAAAAGGAACCATATCAAACATTACCAACCACCTCCAAATAATTTTCTCTGATTATATGTTAACACGAAGGTCAAGGTAAGTCAAAGTCAAACATTCTTGATTGCATAATTTTTTAGGCCTATTCTTGCTTTTAAAAGCAACTTTATCCAAGTTTCTTTGCTTTTCGTAAAAATTGTAGCAAAATCTATTAAGAATAGCGATCAACAGGTATCAGGCTCGCAGTATAACATTAGGCTAATTAAAAAAACAGATAGACA
Above is a genomic segment from Clostridia bacterium containing:
- a CDS encoding dihydrolipoamide acetyltransferase family protein; the encoded protein is MVEKLKMPMLGETMDSGVINKWIKKEGDFITKGDPICEIQTDKVAIEFESNVEGTLLKIVAEPGEELPIGAVIAYLGEEGDEIPEEEEVKEEVEQEVKEEAKEEVVEKETVPVEQPKQPVKTVARKDGERIFISPRARKYAQEHGIDYSNIAGSGPNGRIVEQDVIDYQKAAPAAAPAQKQVADKVEVPVAPEDEVIEMDNMRKIIARRMAESIYTAPHFYATMEIDMTQVKEIRAKINQSLADQGTKVSFNDIVIKACTLALKKYPYMNSSMADDQVVLHKDINVGVAVALETGLIVPVIRNADKLSLAEIADQSKELVDKAKNNKLMPEDYKGGTFTVSNLGMFGIDQFTAIINQPESAILAVGGIADKFVPVDGQPVVKSLMKVTLSSDHRVIDGATAANFLKYLKTLLENPFMMI
- a CDS encoding alpha-ketoacid dehydrogenase subunit beta translates to MREVTYWQALNEALREEMDRDPSVFILGEDVAIYGGAYGVTRGLLEDYGEERVRDTAISEQAITGAAVGAAITGMRPIAEIMYIDFTTIASDQLINQAAKIRYMFGGKAKVPMVLRTEGGSGRGLAAQHSQSLEAMFCGVPGLKVVMPSTPYDAKGLLKAAIREDNPIMFIEHKMLYGTKGMIPEGEYIVPIGLADVKREGKDVTIVAHSRMVLYALEAAEELEKEGISVEVVDTRTLNPLDIDTIAKSVKKTGRVIIAEEGPKTGGVGGEVCAQINENVFDYLDAPIVRVAGKDVVIPRNDFLEKLAIPGVEDIVEAARNLVVK
- a CDS encoding thiamine pyrophosphate-dependent dehydrogenase E1 component subunit alpha, whose amino-acid sequence is MRHIRYFEEKVMELLQEGYIKGGSHLYAGEEACAVGAMAAIRPDDYITSTHRGHGHAVAKDGDLNELMAEICGKATGCCKGKGGSLHLADLSTGNLGANGIVGGSFGIACGAALSSKMQKQDKVVLCFFGDGAANTGIAHEAMNMAAAWKLPVVFVCENNLYGMSVSVERATSVKDLSVRAKAYDMPAIIADGMDVLAVKEAVEKAAKTARKGDGPTFVELKTYRYFGHSRSDPRAYRTKEEEAEWKSRDAIETFEKRLIENGVITEEEAKKIDQEALDDINKSEEFAKASPDPKPEALYEDLFA
- a CDS encoding mannitol dehydrogenase, producing MKKVVQFGAGNIGRGFMGQLFYQSGYEIVFSDVAQTIVNELNKRNSYPIKVVTNDYTEEIIIKNVRAVDGTDFEIVAAEISDADLVATAVGVNVLPKIVKPLVMGLRKRWENGNYQPLNLIICENMLDANRFLEGMIETQLTKEENQKRKKTFGIVEASIGRMVPVMTEDMREGDALILWVEPYAELPVDRDGFVGEIPQIKGLIPYSPFEFYIQRKLFVHNAGHAILSYLGWQKGYTFIWETIQDESLKKICKNALLESAKALSKEHGVSLDSLNEYIDDLIFRFGNRALGDTILRVGGDPKRKLSNNDRLVGAAKFAFNHGIVPYNLALGIAAGFMFDAKTDPTALEVRSAVKKQGIEAAVQIISGIDEQSDLGKMVISIYQLLNDGIKPEKVLNYLN
- the lpdA gene encoding dihydrolipoyl dehydrogenase; its protein translation is MDYKVAVLGAGPGGYVAAIRAAQLGAKVCLIEKENVGGTCLNWGCIPTKSLLASAEIYSKFEEANQHGITIDNINVDLSKMVQRKDGVVKQLVNGVKFLVKKNKIDLIKGHAKFLSSKEIKVDTEKETKYISADNVIIATGTSPALPKFFGYDGKTVCSSNEGLNWNQVPKKLVVIGGGVIGCEFANLYNTLGTEVTIVELLPSILANLDEELANATLKNFKKKGIKVYTDVSAKSINKKAEGADVVLSNGETISCDKVLISIGRKTNIDDINLEYLGLKLDDKGRKILVDEHMRTNVEGVYAIGDVCSTLYDLAHVASREGIVAVENIMGKDSTMDYHAIPSCVYTHPELASVGMTEKEAKEKGYKVKLGRFNFVGNGKALSMGEPNGFIKLVVDAESDILLGAQMFGAHTTDLIAEVGVVIQNKGKCSEIVSTIHAHPTIAETVYEAAEDVYGLAIHA